In Streptomyces seoulensis, the following are encoded in one genomic region:
- a CDS encoding NAD-dependent epimerase/dehydratase family protein, with translation MTRRVLITGSSGFLGGHVLRAARAAEDVRLRLLVRTPPAAPHPGVEYVHGDLTDPASLRGVCADVDAVVHCAGLIGGDAELLHRANDLGTRALADEVRRAGVTRFVYLSTAAVHGRGPFRDARPGDPPVAPASDTSRTRAAAEEHVLATGGTVLRPHLVYGRGDRWVIPGILALLRTLDGLPDGWAGIQSMIDADTLGRVAFAAATRGPADGVGRVHYVTHPDPVPGELLLSTVAETFGLFAGDAPRVSAETARERVLGHPAARHHLGMLAVDHWFTDESLWSGLGVEPGAGFAVRFPEYADWYRGRAGLPPLEAGRRPGFERTY, from the coding sequence GTGACCCGGCGCGTGCTCATCACCGGATCGAGCGGTTTCCTCGGCGGACACGTGCTGAGAGCCGCCCGCGCCGCCGAGGACGTACGGCTCCGGCTGCTCGTCCGCACCCCGCCGGCCGCGCCCCACCCGGGCGTCGAGTACGTGCACGGCGACCTCACCGACCCCGCGTCGCTGCGCGGTGTCTGCGCGGATGTCGACGCCGTCGTGCACTGCGCCGGGCTGATCGGCGGCGACGCGGAACTGCTCCACCGCGCCAACGACCTCGGCACCCGCGCCCTGGCCGACGAGGTGCGCAGGGCCGGAGTCACGCGGTTCGTCTACCTCAGCACCGCCGCCGTCCACGGACGCGGCCCCTTCCGCGACGCGCGGCCCGGCGATCCGCCCGTCGCCCCCGCCTCCGACACCAGCCGCACCCGCGCGGCCGCCGAGGAACACGTGCTCGCGACGGGCGGAACGGTTCTGCGCCCCCACCTCGTGTACGGCCGGGGCGACCGCTGGGTGATCCCCGGCATCCTGGCCCTGCTGCGCACCCTGGACGGCCTCCCGGACGGCTGGGCCGGAATCCAGTCGATGATCGACGCGGACACCCTGGGCCGGGTCGCCTTCGCGGCGGCCACGAGGGGCCCGGCGGACGGCGTGGGGCGCGTCCATTACGTCACCCATCCCGACCCCGTGCCGGGGGAGCTGCTGCTCTCCACCGTGGCGGAGACCTTCGGACTGTTCGCCGGGGACGCCCCGCGCGTCTCGGCCGAGACCGCGCGGGAGCGGGTGCTCGGCCACCCCGCCGCCCGCCACCACCTCGGCATGCTCGCCGTCGACCACTGGTTCACCGACGAGTCGCTGTGGAGCGGGCTCGGCGTCGAGCCGGGTGCCGGATTCGCCGTGCGCTTCCCGGAGTACGCCGACTGGTATCGCGGCCGGGCCGGGTTGCCGCCGCTAGAGGCCGGGCGCCGACCGGGGTTTGAACGGACGTACTGA